One Natrinema longum genomic window carries:
- a CDS encoding FAD-dependent monooxygenase, giving the protein MAAATDDYEHYEAVVVGCGPGGAAAAARLADHGVETLVLERGTEAGSKNVSGGLIYAEDSAPYAIDDLFDGFREAAAERPVTDYYIHNVAGNTVKTYDLTDLHEHDTDWCDAVLRREMDSWLERRVHEKTSETGGGVLTNVRVNGLLEENGEIVGVTCDELDPIEADLIVAADGVNSELARAAGLMDWEEPEEWFQGVKAVVDMDPDAIDDRFDLESDEGVAHLFSGDLFEDVRGGGFLYTNEESLSIGTVFHLDSLVEQEAEPHELLDALLTHPLLAGWFKNEYHEREYAAKLVPDSKKVAHREPYRDRLVLVGDAAGQMQAQGPIIKGMNHAVTAGALAADAFAVTRGNADPEAAGRRYAKMLEDSGTMDKLRPRRYELSRTVGEHDAVTNAVERVLESPVGSLAVGNLIADRLLKRAYNSPFLVSMLPDTKTGYVSLPTLIAEEHGKTIHWENDIEPPSLEERIGELTYDTDVGNPHIELLDQSFEASGAAVTTCPVSAEDFGGGCYRSESVRTNGTEETLVSLDTQPCVECGTCAVVADTEWEHPRGGKGVEYREG; this is encoded by the coding sequence ATGGCCGCCGCGACCGACGACTACGAACACTACGAGGCGGTCGTCGTGGGCTGTGGTCCCGGCGGGGCCGCGGCGGCCGCGCGGCTGGCCGACCACGGCGTCGAGACGCTCGTCCTCGAGCGCGGGACGGAAGCGGGCTCGAAGAACGTCTCCGGCGGACTGATCTACGCCGAGGACTCGGCACCCTACGCGATCGACGATCTCTTCGACGGCTTCCGCGAGGCGGCCGCCGAACGACCCGTCACGGACTACTACATCCACAACGTCGCCGGAAACACGGTCAAGACCTACGACCTGACCGATCTCCACGAGCACGATACGGACTGGTGTGACGCCGTGCTCCGCCGGGAGATGGACTCCTGGCTCGAGCGGCGGGTCCACGAGAAGACGAGCGAGACCGGTGGCGGCGTGTTGACGAACGTTCGGGTCAACGGGCTGCTCGAGGAAAACGGCGAGATCGTCGGCGTCACCTGCGACGAACTCGATCCGATCGAAGCGGATCTGATCGTCGCGGCCGACGGGGTCAACTCGGAACTCGCACGTGCGGCCGGGTTGATGGACTGGGAGGAGCCCGAGGAGTGGTTCCAGGGCGTCAAGGCCGTCGTGGACATGGACCCCGACGCGATCGACGACCGGTTCGACCTCGAGTCCGACGAGGGCGTCGCCCACCTGTTCTCGGGGGATCTCTTCGAGGACGTCCGTGGAGGCGGCTTCCTGTATACCAACGAGGAGTCGCTCTCGATCGGGACCGTCTTCCACCTCGATAGTCTCGTCGAGCAGGAAGCCGAGCCACACGAACTGCTCGATGCCTTGCTGACCCACCCGCTGCTCGCGGGCTGGTTCAAAAACGAGTACCACGAACGGGAGTACGCGGCGAAGCTCGTCCCCGACTCGAAGAAGGTCGCCCACCGCGAGCCCTATCGTGACCGACTCGTGCTCGTCGGCGACGCCGCCGGTCAGATGCAGGCCCAGGGACCGATCATCAAGGGCATGAACCACGCCGTCACCGCCGGCGCGCTCGCGGCCGATGCGTTCGCCGTCACTCGGGGGAATGCGGACCCCGAAGCCGCCGGCCGCCGGTACGCCAAGATGCTCGAGGACTCGGGGACGATGGACAAACTCCGACCCCGGCGATACGAACTCTCCCGAACGGTCGGCGAGCACGACGCCGTGACGAACGCTGTCGAGCGGGTCCTCGAGTCGCCGGTCGGCTCGCTCGCGGTCGGGAATCTGATCGCGGATCGCCTGCTGAAGCGGGCGTACAACTCGCCGTTCCTGGTGTCGATGCTCCCCGATACGAAGACCGGCTACGTTTCCCTGCCGACGCTGATCGCCGAGGAACACGGCAAAACGATCCACTGGGAGAACGACATTGAGCCGCCGAGCCTCGAGGAGCGCATCGGCGAACTGACCTACGACACCGACGTGGGCAACCCCCACATCGAGCTGTTGGATCAGTCGTTCGAGGCCAGCGGCGCGGCAGTCACCACCTGTCCGGTCAGCGCCGAGGACTTCGGCGGCGGCTGCTACCGCTCGGAGTCGGTCAGGACCAACGGCACCGAAGAGACGCTCGTCAGCCTCGACACCCAGCCCTGCGTCGAGTGTGGGACCTGTGCGGTCGTCGCCGACACCGAGTGGGAACACCCCCGCGGTGGCAAGGGCGTCGAATACAGGGAGGGATAG
- a CDS encoding polymer-forming cytoskeletal protein, with translation MAFSRDPLDELVVPDGTEAQERDLVTDGDILVGSRSTVEFGVRGRNVLAGEAAEFGGAIEADGDCRLDMWCDVVENVLVGQDAYIGERVHIGGRLKVAGDLDIGDDVEIEEGFEANGWIVIRNPMPTIVFLFVYLKHLLLIGEEDTAQRLIDELVDDEDGEPDAEPLVIPRNATVGDDAWRVSTPATIGDDCRLHGNVRAETVDVGADCNVFGSLRARGDVTVGEGTRIHGDVTTRDGDVVIEPDARILGDVSCDDLEIGPDAEIDGTIRADGEITMGTTERERE, from the coding sequence AACGAGACCTCGTGACCGACGGGGATATCCTCGTGGGGAGTCGCTCGACCGTCGAGTTCGGCGTGCGCGGCCGGAACGTCCTGGCCGGCGAAGCGGCCGAGTTCGGCGGCGCGATCGAAGCCGACGGCGACTGTCGGCTCGACATGTGGTGTGACGTCGTCGAGAACGTGCTGGTCGGCCAGGACGCCTACATCGGTGAGCGCGTCCACATCGGCGGCCGACTGAAAGTCGCCGGCGACCTCGACATCGGCGACGACGTCGAGATCGAGGAGGGGTTCGAGGCCAACGGCTGGATCGTCATTCGGAACCCGATGCCGACGATCGTCTTCCTGTTCGTCTACCTCAAGCATCTCCTGTTGATCGGCGAGGAGGACACTGCACAGCGACTCATCGACGAACTCGTCGACGACGAGGACGGCGAACCCGACGCGGAGCCGCTCGTGATCCCCCGGAACGCGACCGTCGGCGACGACGCCTGGCGCGTCTCGACGCCCGCGACCATCGGCGACGACTGCCGCCTTCACGGCAACGTTCGTGCCGAAACGGTCGACGTCGGCGCGGATTGTAACGTCTTCGGCAGCCTCCGGGCTCGCGGCGACGTCACCGTCGGCGAGGGAACCCGCATCCACGGCGACGTGACCACCCGCGACGGCGACGTGGTCATCGAGCCCGACGCCCGTATCCTCGGTGACGTCTCCTGTGACGACCTCGAGATCGGCCCCGACGCCGAGATCGACGGCACGATCCGGGCCGACGGCGAGATTACGATGGGGACGACCGAACGCGAGCGGGAGTAA
- a CDS encoding electron transfer flavoprotein subunit beta/FixA family protein yields MRSIVLTKGVPDFSEGAVSFDEDGHLERGKTPTVMNPNDEFALRAALQTTVRHGGHVSGMSMGPPGYADVLQGAMETVYTDDSYLLSDRELAASDTWATAITLSAGLEKYREEVAEIDVVFAGFKTADGETGQTGPQTCWAMDWPIVTHVIALDIDPDERTLRAKRLVEGDVDEIETVEAPLPCFVVTDPEFEPTYRKASHRLTHKELRAETEERAAEHDDHLTTWDHTDLNLDPDYIGLDGSPTIVSSVDPIPKAPSEREATMLEPDDGLDEVLGEMQPYAAGAGD; encoded by the coding sequence ATGCGATCGATCGTACTGACGAAAGGGGTCCCGGACTTCTCGGAGGGAGCCGTCTCCTTCGACGAGGACGGTCATCTCGAGCGCGGGAAGACGCCGACGGTGATGAACCCGAACGACGAGTTCGCGCTGCGGGCCGCACTCCAGACGACGGTCCGCCACGGCGGCCACGTCAGCGGGATGAGCATGGGGCCGCCGGGGTACGCCGACGTGTTGCAAGGGGCCATGGAGACGGTGTACACCGACGACAGCTACCTGTTGTCAGACCGGGAGCTAGCTGCCTCCGACACGTGGGCGACGGCGATCACGCTCAGTGCGGGCCTCGAGAAGTACCGGGAGGAGGTCGCGGAGATCGACGTCGTCTTTGCGGGATTCAAGACCGCGGACGGCGAGACCGGCCAGACCGGTCCACAGACGTGCTGGGCGATGGACTGGCCGATCGTCACCCACGTCATCGCGCTCGATATCGACCCCGACGAGCGAACGCTGCGGGCGAAACGGCTCGTCGAGGGAGACGTCGACGAGATCGAGACGGTCGAAGCACCCTTGCCCTGTTTCGTCGTCACCGATCCCGAGTTCGAACCGACCTATCGGAAGGCCTCCCATCGGCTGACCCACAAGGAGTTACGAGCCGAAACCGAGGAACGGGCGGCCGAGCACGACGACCATCTGACGACGTGGGACCACACCGATCTGAACCTCGATCCCGACTACATCGGGCTCGACGGCTCGCCCACGATCGTCTCGTCGGTCGATCCGATCCCCAAAGCGCCCTCCGAACGGGAGGCGACGATGCTCGAGCCCGACGACGGACTGGACGAGGTACTCGGAGAGATGCAACCATACGCCGCGGGAGCAGGTGACTGA
- a CDS encoding electron transfer flavoprotein subunit alpha/FixB family protein: MTALDPDDHTVEELAEELETIDDEDELGAILEAERAGQDRATAREAVHRRLEAVGADAAGESDGDEEGTETEGEYEETSEDVGEDADGEDLDEDEIDDSETESDDTEDEKAKTDAEDEADDGLTHPTRDKKHVRALEDGDYADMWVFCETQGGELLDVSTEMLGKARELMDGFEEDYGDEEDVVAFLMGDDCEGLAEECIAYGADVAVYHDDERLERFLHKPYTEIAAHMARGQGTVESTDWRDYDEPRYILFPATNNGRDLSAKVQAELDSGLASDCSDLFIEDNEISNPVKTGEPGVKKTVEKVLHMKRPDFSGFEYSTILCLDNPDRDFHPQGCSVIPGSFDPLEPDHDRDGLVVEHDMDLEDDWFRVAITEYDRLEAGIDLTGHDVIVCLGRGIADAPTDGMELGLDLVEAFDDAELGITRGIVTSSYQFEGHVEAYSKEERQIGETGQVVAPDVYIAAGVSGAVQHKVGMDESDTVVAINTDTDARIRDFSDYFIEGDLFEVLPRLTAAVKAGETDLEPEAVADGGDE; this comes from the coding sequence ATGACAGCACTAGATCCGGACGATCACACGGTCGAAGAACTGGCCGAGGAACTCGAAACGATCGACGACGAAGACGAACTGGGGGCGATCCTCGAGGCCGAGCGGGCCGGCCAGGATCGGGCGACGGCCCGAGAGGCGGTCCACCGGCGGCTCGAGGCGGTCGGTGCCGACGCGGCCGGCGAGAGCGACGGCGACGAGGAGGGAACGGAGACGGAAGGCGAGTACGAGGAGACGAGCGAAGACGTCGGCGAGGACGCGGATGGCGAGGACCTCGACGAGGACGAGATCGACGACTCGGAGACGGAATCCGACGACACGGAGGACGAAAAAGCGAAGACGGACGCCGAGGACGAAGCGGACGACGGGCTCACCCATCCGACTCGGGACAAGAAACACGTTCGAGCGCTCGAGGACGGCGACTACGCGGACATGTGGGTCTTCTGTGAGACCCAGGGCGGGGAGTTGCTCGACGTGTCGACGGAGATGCTCGGCAAGGCCCGGGAGCTGATGGACGGGTTCGAGGAGGACTACGGCGACGAGGAGGACGTCGTCGCCTTCCTGATGGGCGACGACTGCGAGGGCCTCGCCGAGGAGTGTATCGCCTACGGGGCCGACGTCGCCGTCTATCACGACGACGAGCGCCTCGAGCGGTTCCTGCACAAGCCTTACACCGAGATCGCGGCCCACATGGCTCGGGGGCAGGGAACCGTCGAGAGCACCGACTGGCGGGACTACGACGAGCCACGCTACATCCTGTTCCCGGCGACGAACAACGGGCGGGACCTCTCGGCGAAGGTCCAGGCCGAACTCGACTCCGGGTTAGCCTCGGACTGTTCGGACCTGTTCATCGAGGACAACGAGATCTCAAACCCGGTCAAGACCGGCGAGCCCGGCGTCAAGAAGACCGTCGAGAAGGTCCTGCACATGAAGCGGCCGGACTTCTCGGGCTTTGAGTACTCGACGATCCTCTGTCTCGATAATCCGGATCGGGACTTCCACCCGCAGGGGTGTTCGGTCATCCCCGGCAGCTTCGATCCGCTCGAGCCGGACCACGATCGGGACGGGCTGGTCGTCGAACACGATATGGATCTCGAGGACGACTGGTTCCGGGTCGCGATCACCGAGTACGACCGACTCGAGGCCGGGATCGATCTCACCGGCCACGACGTGATCGTCTGTCTCGGTCGCGGAATCGCCGACGCGCCGACCGATGGAATGGAGCTGGGTCTCGATCTCGTAGAGGCGTTCGACGACGCCGAACTCGGCATTACGCGAGGGATCGTCACCTCCTCCTACCAGTTCGAGGGCCACGTCGAGGCGTACTCCAAGGAGGAACGCCAGATCGGCGAGACCGGACAGGTCGTCGCGCCCGACGTCTACATCGCGGCGGGCGTTTCGGGTGCCGTCCAGCACAAGGTCGGCATGGACGAGTCCGACACGGTCGTCGCGATCAACACCGATACCGACGCCCGCATCAGGGACTTCAGCGATTACTTCATCGAGGGGGATCTCTTCGAGGTCCTGCCGCGTCTGACGGCGGCCGTCAAAGCGGGTGAGACGGATCTCGAGCCGGAGGCCGTCGCCGACGGAGGTGACGAGTGA
- the phoU gene encoding phosphate signaling complex protein PhoU: MARQSYQDKLTELREDVLYMSEVVMERLRMGLDALEQKDEDLAREVIEGDGEINRMYLDLEQDCIDLLALQQPVASDLRFIAASFKIITDLERIADLATNLGEYTMDAERDLFPDVDVQEMGELTLEMLEDAMIAYDTEDTDACRELAGRDDDLDQFAERASEIVVRDLIERELESADEVEQILQDVSRLLLTIRDLERVGDHTVNIAARTLYMVENDDELIY; encoded by the coding sequence ATGGCCAGACAATCCTATCAGGACAAGCTCACGGAACTCCGTGAGGACGTCCTCTACATGAGCGAAGTCGTCATGGAGCGACTTCGCATGGGACTGGACGCGTTAGAACAGAAAGACGAGGACCTCGCTCGCGAAGTGATCGAAGGTGACGGCGAGATCAACCGGATGTATCTCGACCTCGAGCAGGACTGTATCGACTTGCTCGCACTTCAGCAGCCGGTCGCGAGCGATCTGCGATTCATCGCGGCCTCGTTCAAGATCATCACCGACTTGGAGCGAATCGCCGACCTCGCGACCAACCTCGGCGAGTACACGATGGACGCCGAACGGGACCTGTTCCCCGACGTCGACGTCCAGGAGATGGGGGAACTGACCCTCGAGATGCTCGAGGACGCGATGATCGCCTACGACACCGAGGACACGGACGCCTGCCGTGAACTGGCCGGCCGCGACGACGACCTCGACCAGTTCGCCGAGCGGGCCAGCGAGATCGTCGTCCGGGATCTCATCGAGCGGGAACTCGAGTCGGCCGACGAGGTCGAACAGATCCTGCAGGACGTCTCACGGCTCCTGTTGACGATCCGTGACCTCGAGCGGGTCGGCGATCATACGGTGAACATCGCTGCGCGGACGCTGTACATGGTCGAAAACGACGACGAACTCATCTACTGA
- a CDS encoding plastocyanin/azurin family copper-binding protein, producing MARDDRLSRRRVLQLTGGAASMAVIAGCGGGGGGNGGNGNGGNGNGNGNGNGNGGGSDQYEAEPGDEIMFSAQTSHWEGLEPSAIEGAENPTIVLTEGEDYTIGWTEGNGQPHNIEIVDSDDSVVGDLSTEQVSDEEPDDQILEFTASSEMAEYVCRPHATQMRGTLEVEGGGNGGADNESTGNETAGNETEDNESESNETDNESA from the coding sequence ATGGCACGAGATGATCGGTTATCCCGACGGAGAGTACTTCAGTTGACAGGTGGCGCGGCATCGATGGCAGTGATTGCGGGCTGTGGTGGCGGCGGTGGCGGAAACGGCGGTAACGGTAACGGCGGAAACGGAAACGGTAACGGAAACGGAAACGGAAACGGCGGCGGAAGCGACCAGTACGAGGCCGAACCCGGCGACGAGATCATGTTCAGCGCCCAGACCTCCCACTGGGAGGGGCTCGAACCGTCCGCTATCGAGGGCGCAGAGAACCCGACGATCGTCCTCACGGAGGGTGAAGATTACACGATCGGCTGGACCGAGGGGAACGGCCAGCCACACAACATCGAGATCGTCGACAGCGACGACAGCGTCGTCGGCGACCTCTCGACCGAGCAGGTCTCGGACGAGGAACCCGACGATCAGATACTCGAATTCACCGCGAGTTCCGAGATGGCCGAATACGTCTGTCGCCCCCACGCAACCCAGATGCGTGGCACGCTCGAGGTCGAAGGCGGCGGTAACGGCGGAGCCGACAACGAGTCGACGGGGAACGAGACGGCGGGCAACGAAACGGAGGACAACGAGTCCGAGAGCAACGAAACGGACAACGAGTCCGCGTAA
- a CDS encoding metal-dependent hydrolase gives MVATGVHVLLGMALVTVIGRSRRAEPYLVAALAAALPDIDTFVFRPLVEFGHVGGVLWSHRALTHSLLAGILVIALCSAVGPWWAAAIGFGSHVATDLLSGGVRLLAPVDTTVYGLSIDWLLLNALTSILAVTVILGGLIGMKSDPRSRVAPHTPDSVVEWLR, from the coding sequence ATGGTCGCCACCGGGGTACACGTCCTGCTCGGGATGGCACTGGTGACGGTGATCGGTCGGTCCAGGCGGGCCGAACCGTACCTCGTCGCGGCACTCGCCGCCGCCCTCCCCGACATCGATACGTTCGTCTTTCGCCCGCTAGTGGAGTTCGGCCACGTCGGGGGAGTGCTCTGGAGTCACCGCGCGCTTACGCATTCGCTCCTCGCCGGGATCCTCGTAATCGCCCTCTGTTCCGCTGTTGGCCCCTGGTGGGCCGCTGCCATCGGGTTCGGCTCTCACGTCGCGACGGATCTCCTGAGCGGCGGCGTTCGACTGCTCGCTCCCGTCGACACCACGGTGTACGGACTGTCCATCGATTGGCTGCTACTGAACGCCCTCACGTCGATCCTCGCAGTAACTGTGATTCTCGGCGGACTGATCGGTATGAAATCGGACCCCCGGTCTCGAGTCGCACCCCACACTCCGGATTCGGTCGTCGAGTGGCTCCGGTGA